One Aphidius gifuensis isolate YNYX2018 linkage group LG5, ASM1490517v1, whole genome shotgun sequence genomic region harbors:
- the LOC122857767 gene encoding protein CLEC16A homolog isoform X4, producing the protein MPKSWFGGGLWKPKNPHSLEQLKYLYNVLSKNQNVSDNNRGLLVETLRSIAEILIWGDQNDSSVFDFFLEKNMLSFFLRIMKQKCGSYVCVQLLQTLNILFENIRNETSLYYLLSNNHVNSIIVHKFDFSDEEVMAYYISFLKTLSLKLNAHTIHFFYNEHTNDFPLYTEAIKFFNHSEGMVRIAVRTLTLNVYKVEDVSMLAFIRDKTAAPYFSNLVWFIGNHILELDTCVRNDADHQSQNRLSDLVAEHLDHLHYLNDILCLNIDDLNQVLSEHLLHKLLVPLYVYSLTKSTNQISQTNDERKHVSVVLSLFLLSQVFLILSHVPLVRTLATIILKSDIKLIENGANKILEKYNQIGFLPPKESLEKSLEILSVNCEIKNTLTTDELQLPSTSIQGQDNLQLSNTPSDDLSTTSSDNEIDYNNKIVIKQLNVTDEEKEKRLALEIPIINKNHEKDDEEEEEEDDKVDDKDDDKNNDDNITTINNHPFLDTILNSLNCYENDYATLFSLCLLYALTSNTSIDTNTLDCLLKHNNNDNYYHDKLVEKLINIISSSCSNNSKIRLVTLEMSLKLLIKIIICDNKSILCDEHYAAIEGAKEQSTALLRNFYKSEDIFLDMFEDEYIESKKKPLNVEWLMMDSNILLPPTGTPMTGIEFSKRLPCGEVERARRAIRVFFLIRELSLILSNDNETQLPLTKPINCVQINNVLDLNNSDLIACTVLWKDGQKLRRFLVIDVIQLILVEPDTRKLGWGVAKLVGFLQDIEVAGDKDDSRCLHLTIHKPLSCSATNRLPLLSAKFIFDDHIRCMAAKQRLTKGRIKARQKKMSQIARLLDIPTNLPSCSTPPNYALLGLRSERTAGRGTRLKDQQRSMFTVNKVPGFAAQMRRDGQVKTNKRIVDANSPSPRSQENITRSRDNSPKNPRPRSEEIPLEDMKIRKSSLGLNSTASSSQQSVASDVPDDSSSTRNITINNESSIVLKKKSEETSFTSPQTSTQIISKPRRKGQVETV; encoded by the exons atGCCCAA AAGTTGGTTTGGTGGTGGGTTATGGAAGCCAAAAAATCCACATTCACTGGAGCAGTTGAAATATCTTTATAATGTTTTAtcgaaaaatcaaaatgtatCTGATAATAACAGAGGTTTATTAGTCGAAACATTAAGATCAATTGCTGAGATTTTAATTTGGGGTGATCAAAATGACAGCAGTGTTTTTGA tttttttttggaaaaaaatatgctgtcattttttttaagaattatgaAACAAAAATGTGGAAGTTATGTTTGTGTTCAATTGCTTCAAACACTCAATATATTATTCGAAAATATTAGAAATGAAACATCACTGT ATTATCTACTGAGTAACAATCATGTCAACAGTATAATTGTTCACAAATTTGATTTTAGTGATGAAGAAGTTATGGCATattatattagttttttaaaaacattaagtttaaaattaaatgcacaTACAATTCACTTTTTCTATAACGAG catACAAATGATTTTCCTCTCTACACTGAagctataaaattttttaatcattctgAAGGAATGGTAAGAATAGCAGTTAGAACATTGACTTTGAACGTTTATAAAGTTGAAGATGTATCAATGCTTGCATTTATTAGAGATAAAACAGCAGCACCATATTTTAGTAATTTAGTATGGTTTATTGGTAATCATATACTTGAATTAGATACATGTGTACGTAATGATGCTGATCATCAAAGTCAAAATAGACTATCTGATTTAGTTGCTGAACATCTTGATCATttgcattatttaaatgatattttatgtttaaatattgatgatttaaatcaaGTATTATCTGAACATTTATTACACAAATTACTTGTACCACTTTATGTATATTCattaacaaaatcaacaaatcaAATAAGCCAAACAAATGATGAAAGAAAACATGTTAGTgttgtattatcattatttttattatcacaagtatttttaattttatcacatGTACCACTTGTACGTACACTTgctacaataatattaaaatctgatattaaattaattgaaaatggtgctaataaaatacttgaaaaatataatcaaattgGATTTTTACCACCAAAAGAAAGTTTAGAAAAATCATTAGAAATTTTAAGTGTtaattgtgaaataaaaaatacattaacaaCTGATGAATTACAAttaccatcaacatcaatacAAGGACaagataatttacaattatcaaatacaccaagtgatgatttatcaacaacatcatctgACAATGagattgattataataataaaattgttattaaacaattaaatgtaactgatgaagaaaaagaaaaaagattagCACTTGAAAtaccaataattaataaaaatcatgaaaaagatgatgaagaagaagaagaagaagatgataaagttgatgataaagatgatgataaaaataatgatgacaatataacaacaataaataatcatccaTTTCTtgatacaatattaaattcattaaattgttATGAAAATGATTATGCAACTCTATTttcattatgtttattatatgcATTAACAAGTAACACAAGTATTGATACAAATACACTTGACTgtttattaaaacataataataatgataattattatcatgataaacttgttgaaaaattaataaatataatatcatcaagttgtagtaataattcaaaaatacgTCTTGTAACACTTGAAATGAGTTTAAagctattaattaaaataataatatgtgataataaaagtatattatgTGATGAACATTATGCTGCAATTGAAGGTGCTAAAGAACAAAGTACAGCattattaagaaatttttataaaagtgaAGATATATTTCTTGATATGTTTGAGGATGAATAtattgaatcaaaaaaaaaaccattaaatgTTGAATGGTTAATGATGGatagtaatatattattaccaCCAACTGGTACACCAATGACTGGTATTGAATTTAGTAAACGTTTACCATGTGGTGAAGTTGAAAGAGCAAGACGTGCTAttcgagtattttttttaatacgtgaattatcattaatacttagtaatgataatgaaacaCAATTACCATTAACAAAACCAATTAATTGtgtacaaattaataatgtacttgatttaaataatagtgaTTTAATAGCATGTACTGTATTATGGAAAGATGGACAAAAATTACGTAGATTTTTAGTTATTGATGTTATACAATTGATACTTGTTGAGCCAGATACAAGAAAACTTGGTTGGGGTGTTGCTAAATTAGTTGGTTTTTTACAAGATATTGAAGTTGCTGGTGATAAAGATGATTCAAGATGTTTACATTTAACTATTCATAAACCATTGAGTTGTAGTGCAACAAATAGACTGCCATTATTATCtgctaaatttatatttgatgatcaTATTAGATGTATGGCTGCAAAACAAAG attaacCAAAGGACGAATTAAagcaagacaaaaaaaaatgagtcaaATTGCACGACTTCTTGATATTCCAACAAATCTTCCAAGTTGTTCAACACCGCCAAATTATGCTCTTCTAGGTCTTCGTTCTGAAC gaaCAGCTGGAAGAGGTACCCGATTAAAAGATCAACAACGTTCAATGTTTACTGTTAATAAAGTACCTGGTTTTGCAGCACAAATGAGAAGAGACGGTCaagttaaaacaaataaacgtATTGTTGATGCAAATTCACCTAGTCCAAGAAGTCAAGAAAATATAACAAGATCACGTGATAATTCACCTAAAAATCCTAGACCAAGAAGTGAAGAAATACCACTTGAAGATATGAAAATACGTAAATCTTCATTAGGATTAAATAGTACAGCATCATCTTCACAACAATCTGTTGCATCTGATGTACCAGATGATAGCTCATCAACTcgaaatattacaattaataatgaatctTCCATTgtgctcaaaaaaaaatcagaagaAACTTCATTCACATCACCTCAAACATCAAcacaaattatttcaaaaccTCGACGAAAAGGACAAGTTGAaacagtttaa
- the LOC122857767 gene encoding protein CLEC16A homolog isoform X3, producing MFRSRSWFGGGLWKPKNPHSLEQLKYLYNVLSKNQNVSDNNRGLLVETLRSIAEILIWGDQNDSSVFDFFLEKNMLSFFLRIMKQKCGSYVCVQLLQTLNILFENIRNETSLYYLLSNNHVNSIIVHKFDFSDEEVMAYYISFLKTLSLKLNAHTIHFFYNEHTNDFPLYTEAIKFFNHSEGMVRIAVRTLTLNVYKVEDVSMLAFIRDKTAAPYFSNLVWFIGNHILELDTCVRNDADHQSQNRLSDLVAEHLDHLHYLNDILCLNIDDLNQVLSEHLLHKLLVPLYVYSLTKSTNQISQTNDERKHVSVVLSLFLLSQVFLILSHVPLVRTLATIILKSDIKLIENGANKILEKYNQIGFLPPKESLEKSLEILSVNCEIKNTLTTDELQLPSTSIQGQDNLQLSNTPSDDLSTTSSDNEIDYNNKIVIKQLNVTDEEKEKRLALEIPIINKNHEKDDEEEEEEDDKVDDKDDDKNNDDNITTINNHPFLDTILNSLNCYENDYATLFSLCLLYALTSNTSIDTNTLDCLLKHNNNDNYYHDKLVEKLINIISSSCSNNSKIRLVTLEMSLKLLIKIIICDNKSILCDEHYAAIEGAKEQSTALLRNFYKSEDIFLDMFEDEYIESKKKPLNVEWLMMDSNILLPPTGTPMTGIEFSKRLPCGEVERARRAIRVFFLIRELSLILSNDNETQLPLTKPINCVQINNVLDLNNSDLIACTVLWKDGQKLRRFLVIDVIQLILVEPDTRKLGWGVAKLVGFLQDIEVAGDKDDSRCLHLTIHKPLSCSATNRLPLLSAKFIFDDHIRCMAAKQRLTKGRIKARQKKMSQIARLLDIPTNLPSCSTPPNYALLGLRSERTAGRGTRLKDQQRSMFTVNKVPGFAAQMRRDGQVKTNKRIVDANSPSPRSQENITRSRDNSPKNPRPRSEEIPLEDMKIRKSSLGLNSTASSSQQSVASDVPDDSSSTRNITINNESSIVLKKKSEETSFTSPQTSTQIISKPRRKGQVETV from the exons atgtttcgAAGCAGAAGTTGGTTTGGTGGTGGGTTATGGAAGCCAAAAAATCCACATTCACTGGAGCAGTTGAAATATCTTTATAATGTTTTAtcgaaaaatcaaaatgtatCTGATAATAACAGAGGTTTATTAGTCGAAACATTAAGATCAATTGCTGAGATTTTAATTTGGGGTGATCAAAATGACAGCAGTGTTTTTGA tttttttttggaaaaaaatatgctgtcattttttttaagaattatgaAACAAAAATGTGGAAGTTATGTTTGTGTTCAATTGCTTCAAACACTCAATATATTATTCGAAAATATTAGAAATGAAACATCACTGT ATTATCTACTGAGTAACAATCATGTCAACAGTATAATTGTTCACAAATTTGATTTTAGTGATGAAGAAGTTATGGCATattatattagttttttaaaaacattaagtttaaaattaaatgcacaTACAATTCACTTTTTCTATAACGAG catACAAATGATTTTCCTCTCTACACTGAagctataaaattttttaatcattctgAAGGAATGGTAAGAATAGCAGTTAGAACATTGACTTTGAACGTTTATAAAGTTGAAGATGTATCAATGCTTGCATTTATTAGAGATAAAACAGCAGCACCATATTTTAGTAATTTAGTATGGTTTATTGGTAATCATATACTTGAATTAGATACATGTGTACGTAATGATGCTGATCATCAAAGTCAAAATAGACTATCTGATTTAGTTGCTGAACATCTTGATCATttgcattatttaaatgatattttatgtttaaatattgatgatttaaatcaaGTATTATCTGAACATTTATTACACAAATTACTTGTACCACTTTATGTATATTCattaacaaaatcaacaaatcaAATAAGCCAAACAAATGATGAAAGAAAACATGTTAGTgttgtattatcattatttttattatcacaagtatttttaattttatcacatGTACCACTTGTACGTACACTTgctacaataatattaaaatctgatattaaattaattgaaaatggtgctaataaaatacttgaaaaatataatcaaattgGATTTTTACCACCAAAAGAAAGTTTAGAAAAATCATTAGAAATTTTAAGTGTtaattgtgaaataaaaaatacattaacaaCTGATGAATTACAAttaccatcaacatcaatacAAGGACaagataatttacaattatcaaatacaccaagtgatgatttatcaacaacatcatctgACAATGagattgattataataataaaattgttattaaacaattaaatgtaactgatgaagaaaaagaaaaaagattagCACTTGAAAtaccaataattaataaaaatcatgaaaaagatgatgaagaagaagaagaagaagatgataaagttgatgataaagatgatgataaaaataatgatgacaatataacaacaataaataatcatccaTTTCTtgatacaatattaaattcattaaattgttATGAAAATGATTATGCAACTCTATTttcattatgtttattatatgcATTAACAAGTAACACAAGTATTGATACAAATACACTTGACTgtttattaaaacataataataatgataattattatcatgataaacttgttgaaaaattaataaatataatatcatcaagttgtagtaataattcaaaaatacgTCTTGTAACACTTGAAATGAGTTTAAagctattaattaaaataataatatgtgataataaaagtatattatgTGATGAACATTATGCTGCAATTGAAGGTGCTAAAGAACAAAGTACAGCattattaagaaatttttataaaagtgaAGATATATTTCTTGATATGTTTGAGGATGAATAtattgaatcaaaaaaaaaaccattaaatgTTGAATGGTTAATGATGGatagtaatatattattaccaCCAACTGGTACACCAATGACTGGTATTGAATTTAGTAAACGTTTACCATGTGGTGAAGTTGAAAGAGCAAGACGTGCTAttcgagtattttttttaatacgtgaattatcattaatacttagtaatgataatgaaacaCAATTACCATTAACAAAACCAATTAATTGtgtacaaattaataatgtacttgatttaaataatagtgaTTTAATAGCATGTACTGTATTATGGAAAGATGGACAAAAATTACGTAGATTTTTAGTTATTGATGTTATACAATTGATACTTGTTGAGCCAGATACAAGAAAACTTGGTTGGGGTGTTGCTAAATTAGTTGGTTTTTTACAAGATATTGAAGTTGCTGGTGATAAAGATGATTCAAGATGTTTACATTTAACTATTCATAAACCATTGAGTTGTAGTGCAACAAATAGACTGCCATTATTATCtgctaaatttatatttgatgatcaTATTAGATGTATGGCTGCAAAACAAAG attaacCAAAGGACGAATTAAagcaagacaaaaaaaaatgagtcaaATTGCACGACTTCTTGATATTCCAACAAATCTTCCAAGTTGTTCAACACCGCCAAATTATGCTCTTCTAGGTCTTCGTTCTGAAC gaaCAGCTGGAAGAGGTACCCGATTAAAAGATCAACAACGTTCAATGTTTACTGTTAATAAAGTACCTGGTTTTGCAGCACAAATGAGAAGAGACGGTCaagttaaaacaaataaacgtATTGTTGATGCAAATTCACCTAGTCCAAGAAGTCAAGAAAATATAACAAGATCACGTGATAATTCACCTAAAAATCCTAGACCAAGAAGTGAAGAAATACCACTTGAAGATATGAAAATACGTAAATCTTCATTAGGATTAAATAGTACAGCATCATCTTCACAACAATCTGTTGCATCTGATGTACCAGATGATAGCTCATCAACTcgaaatattacaattaataatgaatctTCCATTgtgctcaaaaaaaaatcagaagaAACTTCATTCACATCACCTCAAACATCAAcacaaattatttcaaaaccTCGACGAAAAGGACAAGTTGAaacagtttaa
- the LOC122857767 gene encoding protein CLEC16A homolog isoform X1 produces MFRSRSWFGGGLWKPKNPHSLEQLKYLYNVLSKNQNVSDNNRGLLVETLRSIAEILIWGDQNDSSVFDFFLEKNMLSFFLRIMKQKCGSYVCVQLLQTLNILFENIRNETSLYYLLSNNHVNSIIVHKFDFSDEEVMAYYISFLKTLSLKLNAHTIHFFYNEVNKHTNDFPLYTEAIKFFNHSEGMVRIAVRTLTLNVYKVEDVSMLAFIRDKTAAPYFSNLVWFIGNHILELDTCVRNDADHQSQNRLSDLVAEHLDHLHYLNDILCLNIDDLNQVLSEHLLHKLLVPLYVYSLTKSTNQISQTNDERKHVSVVLSLFLLSQVFLILSHVPLVRTLATIILKSDIKLIENGANKILEKYNQIGFLPPKESLEKSLEILSVNCEIKNTLTTDELQLPSTSIQGQDNLQLSNTPSDDLSTTSSDNEIDYNNKIVIKQLNVTDEEKEKRLALEIPIINKNHEKDDEEEEEEDDKVDDKDDDKNNDDNITTINNHPFLDTILNSLNCYENDYATLFSLCLLYALTSNTSIDTNTLDCLLKHNNNDNYYHDKLVEKLINIISSSCSNNSKIRLVTLEMSLKLLIKIIICDNKSILCDEHYAAIEGAKEQSTALLRNFYKSEDIFLDMFEDEYIESKKKPLNVEWLMMDSNILLPPTGTPMTGIEFSKRLPCGEVERARRAIRVFFLIRELSLILSNDNETQLPLTKPINCVQINNVLDLNNSDLIACTVLWKDGQKLRRFLVIDVIQLILVEPDTRKLGWGVAKLVGFLQDIEVAGDKDDSRCLHLTIHKPLSCSATNRLPLLSAKFIFDDHIRCMAAKQRLTKGRIKARQKKMSQIARLLDIPTNLPSCSTPPNYALLGLRSERTAGRGTRLKDQQRSMFTVNKVPGFAAQMRRDGQVKTNKRIVDANSPSPRSQENITRSRDNSPKNPRPRSEEIPLEDMKIRKSSLGLNSTASSSQQSVASDVPDDSSSTRNITINNESSIVLKKKSEETSFTSPQTSTQIISKPRRKGQVETV; encoded by the exons atgtttcgAAGCAGAAGTTGGTTTGGTGGTGGGTTATGGAAGCCAAAAAATCCACATTCACTGGAGCAGTTGAAATATCTTTATAATGTTTTAtcgaaaaatcaaaatgtatCTGATAATAACAGAGGTTTATTAGTCGAAACATTAAGATCAATTGCTGAGATTTTAATTTGGGGTGATCAAAATGACAGCAGTGTTTTTGA tttttttttggaaaaaaatatgctgtcattttttttaagaattatgaAACAAAAATGTGGAAGTTATGTTTGTGTTCAATTGCTTCAAACACTCAATATATTATTCGAAAATATTAGAAATGAAACATCACTGT ATTATCTACTGAGTAACAATCATGTCAACAGTATAATTGTTCACAAATTTGATTTTAGTGATGAAGAAGTTATGGCATattatattagttttttaaaaacattaagtttaaaattaaatgcacaTACAATTCACTTTTTCTATAACGAGGTAAACAAG catACAAATGATTTTCCTCTCTACACTGAagctataaaattttttaatcattctgAAGGAATGGTAAGAATAGCAGTTAGAACATTGACTTTGAACGTTTATAAAGTTGAAGATGTATCAATGCTTGCATTTATTAGAGATAAAACAGCAGCACCATATTTTAGTAATTTAGTATGGTTTATTGGTAATCATATACTTGAATTAGATACATGTGTACGTAATGATGCTGATCATCAAAGTCAAAATAGACTATCTGATTTAGTTGCTGAACATCTTGATCATttgcattatttaaatgatattttatgtttaaatattgatgatttaaatcaaGTATTATCTGAACATTTATTACACAAATTACTTGTACCACTTTATGTATATTCattaacaaaatcaacaaatcaAATAAGCCAAACAAATGATGAAAGAAAACATGTTAGTgttgtattatcattatttttattatcacaagtatttttaattttatcacatGTACCACTTGTACGTACACTTgctacaataatattaaaatctgatattaaattaattgaaaatggtgctaataaaatacttgaaaaatataatcaaattgGATTTTTACCACCAAAAGAAAGTTTAGAAAAATCATTAGAAATTTTAAGTGTtaattgtgaaataaaaaatacattaacaaCTGATGAATTACAAttaccatcaacatcaatacAAGGACaagataatttacaattatcaaatacaccaagtgatgatttatcaacaacatcatctgACAATGagattgattataataataaaattgttattaaacaattaaatgtaactgatgaagaaaaagaaaaaagattagCACTTGAAAtaccaataattaataaaaatcatgaaaaagatgatgaagaagaagaagaagaagatgataaagttgatgataaagatgatgataaaaataatgatgacaatataacaacaataaataatcatccaTTTCTtgatacaatattaaattcattaaattgttATGAAAATGATTATGCAACTCTATTttcattatgtttattatatgcATTAACAAGTAACACAAGTATTGATACAAATACACTTGACTgtttattaaaacataataataatgataattattatcatgataaacttgttgaaaaattaataaatataatatcatcaagttgtagtaataattcaaaaatacgTCTTGTAACACTTGAAATGAGTTTAAagctattaattaaaataataatatgtgataataaaagtatattatgTGATGAACATTATGCTGCAATTGAAGGTGCTAAAGAACAAAGTACAGCattattaagaaatttttataaaagtgaAGATATATTTCTTGATATGTTTGAGGATGAATAtattgaatcaaaaaaaaaaccattaaatgTTGAATGGTTAATGATGGatagtaatatattattaccaCCAACTGGTACACCAATGACTGGTATTGAATTTAGTAAACGTTTACCATGTGGTGAAGTTGAAAGAGCAAGACGTGCTAttcgagtattttttttaatacgtgaattatcattaatacttagtaatgataatgaaacaCAATTACCATTAACAAAACCAATTAATTGtgtacaaattaataatgtacttgatttaaataatagtgaTTTAATAGCATGTACTGTATTATGGAAAGATGGACAAAAATTACGTAGATTTTTAGTTATTGATGTTATACAATTGATACTTGTTGAGCCAGATACAAGAAAACTTGGTTGGGGTGTTGCTAAATTAGTTGGTTTTTTACAAGATATTGAAGTTGCTGGTGATAAAGATGATTCAAGATGTTTACATTTAACTATTCATAAACCATTGAGTTGTAGTGCAACAAATAGACTGCCATTATTATCtgctaaatttatatttgatgatcaTATTAGATGTATGGCTGCAAAACAAAG attaacCAAAGGACGAATTAAagcaagacaaaaaaaaatgagtcaaATTGCACGACTTCTTGATATTCCAACAAATCTTCCAAGTTGTTCAACACCGCCAAATTATGCTCTTCTAGGTCTTCGTTCTGAAC gaaCAGCTGGAAGAGGTACCCGATTAAAAGATCAACAACGTTCAATGTTTACTGTTAATAAAGTACCTGGTTTTGCAGCACAAATGAGAAGAGACGGTCaagttaaaacaaataaacgtATTGTTGATGCAAATTCACCTAGTCCAAGAAGTCAAGAAAATATAACAAGATCACGTGATAATTCACCTAAAAATCCTAGACCAAGAAGTGAAGAAATACCACTTGAAGATATGAAAATACGTAAATCTTCATTAGGATTAAATAGTACAGCATCATCTTCACAACAATCTGTTGCATCTGATGTACCAGATGATAGCTCATCAACTcgaaatattacaattaataatgaatctTCCATTgtgctcaaaaaaaaatcagaagaAACTTCATTCACATCACCTCAAACATCAAcacaaattatttcaaaaccTCGACGAAAAGGACAAGTTGAaacagtttaa